A single genomic interval of Macadamia integrifolia cultivar HAES 741 chromosome 6, SCU_Mint_v3, whole genome shotgun sequence harbors:
- the LOC122081576 gene encoding increased DNA methylation 1-like isoform X3 produces the protein MDMWSPYSNLMSTSQGQKEVWDKQDITACSGIQDVDTQKGNVHKNGICNICGGEGCVCCPLKYHEDCVGIKKLSEVTFHCPICVCKICGKVGNDQAPAFRCLQCDEFYHWHCIGAAAGDVEGDPNQDPYFCGETCKEVNLKLLNLLGIPHNIGNGLSCTLNQSIDPETVSRQGLPWDERMDGSAKLALAFKVFEECFQPNLDSEASLDRIPTTVFNSESKPSRVDCHGFYIFTLDKEDDVIAAASIRIHGTKIAEMPFIETREKYRSEGLCRRLVETIGYILLSIKVEKLVLPSTPEHVDYWTTHLGFMHISEIQRREMMSMNLMMFKDAVLLEKTLFRQGGSKEDQNGVEEGIQICKWKRRGPTSCPLAVTNCMQESQVLALEGWLQQAATRPLALFVV, from the exons GGCCAGAAAGAAGTCTGGGACAAGCAGGATATAACCGCATGCAGTGGAATCCAAGATGTAGATACCCAGAAAGGCAATGTTCATAAGAACGGCATTTGCAATATTTGTGGTGGTGAAGGTTGTGTTTGTTGTCCATTGAAATATCATGAAGATTGTGTTGGCATTAAG AAACTTTCCGAAGTCACTTTTCACTGCCCAATCTGTGTCTGCAAAATTTGTGGGAAGGTTGGTAATGATCAAGCCCCGGCATTCAGATGTTTACAATGCGATGAATTtt ATCATTGGCATTGTATTGGAGCAGCAGCTGGTGATGTTGAAGGTGATCCCAATCAGGATCCCTACTTCTGTGGGGAAACTTGTAAAGAG GTCAACTTGAAATTGTTAAACCTCCTTGGCATCCCACATAACATAGGAAATGGGCTTTCATGTACTCTCAACCAGAGTATAGATCCAGAGACAGTATCTCGCCAAGGACTGCCTTGGGATGAAAGGATGGATGGTAGTGCAAAGCTTGCTCTGGCATTTAAAGTCTTTGAAGAATGCTTCCAACCTAACCTTGACAGTGAGGCCAGCTTGGATAGGATCCCAACCACCGTTTTCAACTCTGA ATCAAAACCGAGTAGAGTCGATTGTCATGGATTCTACATATTTACTTTGGATAAAGAAGATGATGTAATTGCTGCAGCATCCATCAG GATCCATGGGACCAAGATAGCTGAGATGCCATTTATTGAAACAAGAGAGAAGTATAGATCTGAAGGACTGTGTCGTAGATTAGTAGAAACAATTGGATAT ATTCTTCTCTCCATCAAGGTCGAGAAATTGGTCTTACCTTCAACGCCTGAACATGTTGATTACTGGACAACACATTTGGGATTCATGCATATAAGTGAGAtacaaagaagagaaatgatgtCTATGAATTTGATGATGTTCAAGGATGCAGTTTTATTGGAGAAGACCTTATTCCGACAGGGTGGTTCCAAAGAAGATCAAAATGGAGTTGAAGAAG GTATTCAGATCTGCAAGTGGAAGAGAAGAGGACCGACCAGTTGCCCACTAGCCGTGACCAACTGCATGCAGGAGTCACAAGTGTTGGCCCTTGAGGGCTGGCTGCAACAGGCTGCAACAAGGCCCTTGGCACTATTTGTGGTTTAA
- the LOC122081576 gene encoding increased DNA methylation 1-like isoform X2, whose product MDMWSPYSNLMSTSQKEVWDKQDITACSGIQDVDTQKGNVHKNGICNICGGEGCVCCPLKYHEDCVGIKKLSEVTFHCPICVCKICGKVGNDQAPAFRCLQCDEFYHWHCIGAAAGDVEGDPNQDPYFCGETCKEVNLKLLNLLGIPHNIGNGLSCTLNQSIDPETVSRQGLPWDERMDGSAKLALAFKVFEECFQPNLDSEASLDRIPTTVFNSESKPSRVDCHGFYIFTLDKEDDVIAAASIRIHGTKIAEMPFIETREKYRSEGLCRRLVETIGYILLSIKVEKLVLPSTPEHVDYWTTHLGFMHISEIQRREMMSMNLMMFKDAVLLEKTLFRQGGSKEDQNGVEEDGPGGEDQPPVDRPIDLNLEPPEDDAIMNNVQENNVQENNVHHDNVENNEQERPQPLGIFLTLAPDDSLQLTRLFADGQSVFRSASGREEDRPVAH is encoded by the exons AAAGAAGTCTGGGACAAGCAGGATATAACCGCATGCAGTGGAATCCAAGATGTAGATACCCAGAAAGGCAATGTTCATAAGAACGGCATTTGCAATATTTGTGGTGGTGAAGGTTGTGTTTGTTGTCCATTGAAATATCATGAAGATTGTGTTGGCATTAAG AAACTTTCCGAAGTCACTTTTCACTGCCCAATCTGTGTCTGCAAAATTTGTGGGAAGGTTGGTAATGATCAAGCCCCGGCATTCAGATGTTTACAATGCGATGAATTtt ATCATTGGCATTGTATTGGAGCAGCAGCTGGTGATGTTGAAGGTGATCCCAATCAGGATCCCTACTTCTGTGGGGAAACTTGTAAAGAG GTCAACTTGAAATTGTTAAACCTCCTTGGCATCCCACATAACATAGGAAATGGGCTTTCATGTACTCTCAACCAGAGTATAGATCCAGAGACAGTATCTCGCCAAGGACTGCCTTGGGATGAAAGGATGGATGGTAGTGCAAAGCTTGCTCTGGCATTTAAAGTCTTTGAAGAATGCTTCCAACCTAACCTTGACAGTGAGGCCAGCTTGGATAGGATCCCAACCACCGTTTTCAACTCTGA ATCAAAACCGAGTAGAGTCGATTGTCATGGATTCTACATATTTACTTTGGATAAAGAAGATGATGTAATTGCTGCAGCATCCATCAG GATCCATGGGACCAAGATAGCTGAGATGCCATTTATTGAAACAAGAGAGAAGTATAGATCTGAAGGACTGTGTCGTAGATTAGTAGAAACAATTGGATAT ATTCTTCTCTCCATCAAGGTCGAGAAATTGGTCTTACCTTCAACGCCTGAACATGTTGATTACTGGACAACACATTTGGGATTCATGCATATAAGTGAGAtacaaagaagagaaatgatgtCTATGAATTTGATGATGTTCAAGGATGCAGTTTTATTGGAGAAGACCTTATTCCGACAGGGTGGTTCCAAAGAAGATCAAAATGGAGTTGAAGAAG ATGGTCCTGGAGGAGAAGATCAGCCACCCGTTGACCGTCCGATTGATCTAAACCTTGAACCACCTGAAGATGATGCTATTATGAACAATGTACAGGAGAATAATGTGCAGGAGAATAATGTGCACCATGATAATGTGGAAAATAACGAACAAGAGAGACCACAACCCTTGGGGATATTCCTAACATTGGCACCTGATGATAGTCTGCAACTCACTAGATTATTCGCCGACGGCCAGTCT GTATTCAGATCTGCAAGTGGAAGAGAAGAGGACCGACCAGTTGCCCACTAG
- the LOC122081576 gene encoding increased DNA methylation 1-like isoform X1 yields the protein MDMWSPYSNLMSTSQGQKEVWDKQDITACSGIQDVDTQKGNVHKNGICNICGGEGCVCCPLKYHEDCVGIKKLSEVTFHCPICVCKICGKVGNDQAPAFRCLQCDEFYHWHCIGAAAGDVEGDPNQDPYFCGETCKEVNLKLLNLLGIPHNIGNGLSCTLNQSIDPETVSRQGLPWDERMDGSAKLALAFKVFEECFQPNLDSEASLDRIPTTVFNSESKPSRVDCHGFYIFTLDKEDDVIAAASIRIHGTKIAEMPFIETREKYRSEGLCRRLVETIGYILLSIKVEKLVLPSTPEHVDYWTTHLGFMHISEIQRREMMSMNLMMFKDAVLLEKTLFRQGGSKEDQNGVEEDGPGGEDQPPVDRPIDLNLEPPEDDAIMNNVQENNVQENNVHHDNVENNEQERPQPLGIFLTLAPDDSLQLTRLFADGQSVFRSASGREEDRPVAH from the exons GGCCAGAAAGAAGTCTGGGACAAGCAGGATATAACCGCATGCAGTGGAATCCAAGATGTAGATACCCAGAAAGGCAATGTTCATAAGAACGGCATTTGCAATATTTGTGGTGGTGAAGGTTGTGTTTGTTGTCCATTGAAATATCATGAAGATTGTGTTGGCATTAAG AAACTTTCCGAAGTCACTTTTCACTGCCCAATCTGTGTCTGCAAAATTTGTGGGAAGGTTGGTAATGATCAAGCCCCGGCATTCAGATGTTTACAATGCGATGAATTtt ATCATTGGCATTGTATTGGAGCAGCAGCTGGTGATGTTGAAGGTGATCCCAATCAGGATCCCTACTTCTGTGGGGAAACTTGTAAAGAG GTCAACTTGAAATTGTTAAACCTCCTTGGCATCCCACATAACATAGGAAATGGGCTTTCATGTACTCTCAACCAGAGTATAGATCCAGAGACAGTATCTCGCCAAGGACTGCCTTGGGATGAAAGGATGGATGGTAGTGCAAAGCTTGCTCTGGCATTTAAAGTCTTTGAAGAATGCTTCCAACCTAACCTTGACAGTGAGGCCAGCTTGGATAGGATCCCAACCACCGTTTTCAACTCTGA ATCAAAACCGAGTAGAGTCGATTGTCATGGATTCTACATATTTACTTTGGATAAAGAAGATGATGTAATTGCTGCAGCATCCATCAG GATCCATGGGACCAAGATAGCTGAGATGCCATTTATTGAAACAAGAGAGAAGTATAGATCTGAAGGACTGTGTCGTAGATTAGTAGAAACAATTGGATAT ATTCTTCTCTCCATCAAGGTCGAGAAATTGGTCTTACCTTCAACGCCTGAACATGTTGATTACTGGACAACACATTTGGGATTCATGCATATAAGTGAGAtacaaagaagagaaatgatgtCTATGAATTTGATGATGTTCAAGGATGCAGTTTTATTGGAGAAGACCTTATTCCGACAGGGTGGTTCCAAAGAAGATCAAAATGGAGTTGAAGAAG ATGGTCCTGGAGGAGAAGATCAGCCACCCGTTGACCGTCCGATTGATCTAAACCTTGAACCACCTGAAGATGATGCTATTATGAACAATGTACAGGAGAATAATGTGCAGGAGAATAATGTGCACCATGATAATGTGGAAAATAACGAACAAGAGAGACCACAACCCTTGGGGATATTCCTAACATTGGCACCTGATGATAGTCTGCAACTCACTAGATTATTCGCCGACGGCCAGTCT GTATTCAGATCTGCAAGTGGAAGAGAAGAGGACCGACCAGTTGCCCACTAG